One Leptolyngbya sp. 'hensonii' DNA segment encodes these proteins:
- a CDS encoding AAA-like domain-containing protein, with the protein MNPIDNVVRPLNLRGSIVLAAIVFTDVEAFTAKMLADEQHALALIERDFQRMGELCDRFEGQVLKSLGDGLLMYFVSAEKAVSCAIEIQLAFAEMALNLPIRDILHHRIGIHLGDVEFTGSDVMGSGVNLAARLQREAPARGICLSQTVYEVVKGRLPRPAMFMGRRQLKGIPEPVPVYEIAPPYPIETVSRKIFISYRSQNPDFGLAQQFYAALTEAGHEAFLAGESIRLGENWPQRIEAELRQSDYLLLLLSARSATSEMVMEEVRRAKDLQEQHPEGKPVILPIRVNFPLGMPLTYDLHHYLDQIQQREWQSDADTPALLAEVLQLITNGPTQPVSGQPSLPSPSPASDRPTPAAEPELPTGQVNLASPFYMERPPIEIRCYQEITRAGALVRIRAPRQMGKTSLMVRILQQAADQGYRTIPLNFQLADSKILADLDRFLQWFCANIALELNLPDLLSEKWNRVFGSKVACKAYFENYLLPQSQAPLVLGLDEVDRIFLHPELAGDFFGLLRAWHEEAKNREIWKKLRLIVVHSTEVYIPIDINQSPFNVGLPIELAEFDTEQVLALAHRHHLTWTWEDVQGLMHLVGGHPYLVRLALYAIARQETTLEQLVATAAGETGLYGDHLRRHLWNLQQHPELAAAARQVFSTDGPTQLEAIPGFKLHSMGLVRLQGHEARARCHLYRQYFSPRLENLPAKSAGEML; encoded by the coding sequence ATGAATCCCATAGATAATGTGGTCCGCCCCCTGAATCTCAGAGGCTCCATTGTTCTGGCGGCGATCGTTTTTACGGATGTGGAAGCTTTCACAGCCAAGATGCTGGCCGATGAGCAGCATGCATTGGCCCTGATTGAACGAGATTTTCAGCGCATGGGCGAACTGTGCGATCGCTTTGAAGGGCAGGTTCTGAAATCCCTGGGGGATGGCCTGCTGATGTACTTTGTGAGTGCAGAAAAAGCCGTTTCCTGTGCGATCGAAATCCAGTTGGCCTTCGCCGAAATGGCTCTTAACCTCCCGATCCGCGATATTTTGCACCACCGCATCGGGATTCACCTGGGAGATGTGGAGTTCACAGGCAGCGATGTCATGGGCAGCGGCGTTAACCTGGCTGCTCGACTGCAGCGAGAAGCCCCAGCCCGGGGGATTTGCCTCTCCCAGACGGTGTATGAGGTTGTCAAGGGGCGGTTGCCCCGACCCGCAATGTTTATGGGGCGACGACAGCTCAAAGGCATTCCTGAACCCGTACCGGTGTATGAAATTGCCCCGCCCTACCCGATCGAAACCGTTTCCAGGAAAATTTTTATCAGCTACCGCAGCCAGAACCCTGACTTTGGTCTAGCCCAACAGTTTTATGCAGCCTTGACAGAAGCTGGTCATGAGGCATTTCTGGCGGGAGAGAGTATCCGGCTGGGAGAGAACTGGCCCCAGCGAATTGAGGCGGAGCTGCGTCAGTCTGATTATCTGCTCCTGCTCCTCTCTGCCCGATCGGCCACCAGCGAAATGGTGATGGAGGAAGTACGGCGGGCCAAGGACTTGCAGGAGCAGCACCCCGAAGGTAAACCTGTAATTTTGCCAATTCGGGTAAATTTCCCCCTGGGCATGCCCCTGACCTACGATCTGCACCATTATCTCGATCAAATTCAACAGCGAGAATGGCAATCCGATGCCGATACCCCCGCTCTCTTGGCGGAAGTCCTGCAGCTGATCACAAACGGGCCAACCCAACCCGTTTCAGGCCAGCCCAGCCTCCCTTCACCATCCCCAGCCAGCGATCGGCCCACCCCCGCCGCAGAGCCGGAATTGCCCACTGGTCAGGTGAATCTGGCATCTCCCTTCTATATGGAACGGCCCCCGATCGAAATCCGTTGTTACCAGGAAATTACCCGGGCCGGAGCGCTGGTTCGAATTCGGGCTCCTCGCCAGATGGGTAAAACCTCCCTCATGGTCCGCATTCTTCAACAGGCCGCAGATCAGGGCTACCGCACGATTCCCCTTAACTTTCAACTGGCAGACAGTAAAATCCTGGCTGATCTGGACCGATTTCTGCAGTGGTTCTGTGCCAACATCGCCCTGGAGCTGAATCTGCCCGATCTACTTTCCGAAAAATGGAATCGCGTCTTCGGTAGCAAAGTGGCCTGCAAAGCCTACTTTGAGAATTATCTGTTGCCTCAGTCCCAGGCTCCTCTGGTGCTGGGTCTGGATGAAGTGGACCGCATTTTTCTCCATCCCGAACTGGCTGGGGACTTTTTTGGTCTCCTGCGAGCCTGGCATGAAGAAGCCAAAAACCGGGAGATCTGGAAAAAGTTGCGCCTGATTGTGGTCCATTCCACCGAAGTCTACATTCCAATCGACATCAACCAGTCTCCCTTCAATGTCGGGCTACCGATCGAGCTGGCAGAGTTCGACACCGAGCAGGTTCTGGCTCTGGCCCACCGTCACCACCTGACCTGGACTTGGGAAGACGTGCAGGGGTTGATGCATCTGGTGGGAGGTCATCCCTACCTGGTCCGGCTGGCCCTCTATGCGATCGCCCGCCAGGAAACCACCCTGGAGCAACTGGTCGCCACCGCTGCCGGTGAAACCGGTCTCTACGGGGATCATCTACGGCGACATTTGTGGAATTTACAACAACATCCGGAACTGGCAGCAGCAGCCCGCCAGGTCTTTTCTACCGATGGCCCGACCCAACTGGAGGCAATTCCAGGCTTTAAACTCCACAGTATGGGGCTGGTTCGACTGCAGGGCCATGAAGCCAGAGCGCGCTGCCATCTCTATCGCCAATACTTCTCTCCCCGCCTGGAAAACCTGCCCGCCAAGTCAGCCGGAGAGATGTTATGA